One segment of Sphingomonas telluris DNA contains the following:
- a CDS encoding sensor histidine kinase has product MATDSAALKARAPLRSGRRTSDTAAVRSPAAPIARGIGLDQPFFDDKNRAFWILQSAGWTGYFILRSLSGFANSMGAIWIIHTALLTATGYSLTLLMGSLFRRLIAMRPLFTLVLSLAVVILASAIFSIIETWSVATFLKPGLRPTGVAYFGAILLNFALLAAWAALYYGINYFLLLEGEIKQRERLESQASTAQLAMLRYQLNPHFLFNTLNSISTLVLLKQTERANAMLARLSSFLRYTLANEPTAKVTLAQEVETLKLYLEIEKMRFEDRLRPHFRIDADTIGARLPSLLLQPLIENAIKYAVTPSENGADIWITASREGQAVRLEVADNGSGEGSDLAASPSTGVGLANIRDRLAQAYGATHGFTTRQNDQGGFSVILEIPYETGDRDS; this is encoded by the coding sequence ATGGCCACCGATAGCGCGGCATTGAAGGCTCGGGCTCCCTTGCGGAGCGGACGAAGGACGTCGGACACGGCGGCAGTTCGCTCGCCTGCGGCGCCGATCGCGCGCGGAATCGGGCTCGATCAGCCCTTCTTCGACGACAAGAACCGCGCATTTTGGATCCTGCAGAGCGCGGGCTGGACCGGCTACTTCATCCTACGCTCGCTGTCGGGCTTCGCCAACAGCATGGGCGCGATCTGGATCATCCACACCGCGCTGCTGACGGCGACCGGCTATTCGCTGACCCTGTTGATGGGGTCGCTGTTCCGGCGCCTCATCGCCATGCGACCGCTCTTCACCCTGGTCCTGTCCCTTGCTGTCGTGATTTTGGCGTCGGCGATCTTCTCGATCATCGAGACGTGGAGCGTTGCGACATTCCTGAAGCCGGGCCTGAGGCCGACGGGCGTCGCTTACTTCGGCGCCATCCTACTGAACTTCGCACTTCTCGCCGCCTGGGCAGCGCTCTACTATGGCATCAATTACTTCCTGCTGCTTGAAGGGGAGATCAAGCAGCGCGAGCGGCTGGAAAGCCAGGCCTCGACGGCGCAGCTCGCGATGCTGCGCTATCAGCTCAACCCGCACTTCCTGTTCAACACGCTGAACTCGATCTCGACTTTGGTGCTGCTGAAGCAGACGGAGCGGGCGAACGCGATGCTGGCCCGTCTTTCCTCCTTCCTGCGTTACACGCTCGCCAACGAGCCGACCGCGAAGGTGACGCTGGCGCAGGAGGTCGAGACCCTGAAGCTCTATCTCGAAATCGAGAAGATGCGGTTCGAGGATCGGCTGCGGCCCCATTTCCGCATCGATGCGGACACGATCGGGGCCCGCCTGCCCTCGCTGCTGCTGCAGCCGCTGATCGAAAATGCGATCAAATATGCCGTGACCCCGAGCGAGAATGGGGCGGACATTTGGATCACCGCTAGCCGCGAGGGACAGGCTGTGCGTCTCGAAGTCGCGGATAATGGCAGCGGCGAAGGGTCGGACCTTGCGGCCTCGCCATCGACCGGGGTCGGACTGGCGAACATTCGCGACCGTCTGGCGCAGGCCTATGGCGCGACGCACGGCTTTACGACCAGACAGAACGACCAGGGGGGCTTCAGCGTTATCTTAGAAATTCCCTACGAAACCGGAGACAGAGACTCATGA
- a CDS encoding HD domain-containing protein, which translates to MNEEASRASFRSMDEGTQADWAIIGSHFFPYAQGLADRVLGHLKLLDGDYGGFPVDRLQHSLQTATRAHRGGESEDYVVMALLHDIGDTLGSYNHPDIAAAILKPFMDERLHWMVEHHGVFQGYYFFHYIGLDRDMREAFRGHPHFEDTARFCEIYDQTAFDPDYQSAPLDFFEPMVRRVFAAPKRSIYVTAE; encoded by the coding sequence ATGAACGAAGAAGCTTCACGCGCGAGCTTCCGCAGCATGGACGAAGGCACGCAAGCCGACTGGGCCATCATCGGCAGCCATTTCTTCCCTTACGCACAAGGCCTCGCCGATCGCGTCCTGGGGCATTTGAAGCTGCTCGATGGGGATTACGGCGGCTTCCCGGTCGATCGCCTGCAGCACTCCCTGCAGACCGCGACGCGCGCCCACCGCGGAGGCGAAAGCGAGGATTATGTCGTAATGGCGCTGCTCCACGACATCGGCGACACGCTCGGCAGCTACAATCATCCCGACATCGCGGCGGCGATCCTCAAGCCGTTCATGGACGAGCGGCTGCACTGGATGGTCGAGCATCACGGCGTGTTCCAGGGCTATTACTTCTTCCACTACATCGGCCTCGACCGCGACATGCGGGAGGCGTTCCGGGGTCACCCCCACTTTGAAGACACGGCGCGGTTCTGCGAGATCTATGACCAGACGGCGTTCGATCCGGACTATCAAAGCGCGCCGCTGGACTTCTTCGAGCCGATGGTCCGCCGCGTCTTCGCGGCACCGAAGCGCTCGATCTACGTTACCGCCGAATAA
- a CDS encoding M1 family metallopeptidase, with protein MISFRTAVAAAALLLSACQSSEDNTTASSNAAEPKEVQIAPVLTTPDALDPASYAKPLEARVYHVGLDLSVDFDTKRIGGTAKLDIDRKPDAKEIVLDDKGLEIESITDGSGEPLTWKVGTGDPSLGAPLIVALKPDTKQLVIKYKSAPDAGALQWLTPEQTAGKKKPYLFSQGQAIENRSWIPTQDSPGIRQAWDATIRVPAGLTAVMSAPRSSEPMTQGGESIFSFRMEHSVAPYMIAIGVGDLAFKSLGPRTGVWTEPVMLDAAAKELSDTEKMVSAAEKLYGPYRWGRYDLLVLPPSFPFGGMENPTLTFLTPTFIAGDKSLNGLVAHELAHSWSGNLVTNANWADSWLNEGVTSYFENRIMEELYGPKRASQEAALSFDDMEKAFAEEGRNAPITSLHLPPKEARPDGGAGGIIYDKGADFLRTIERIVGREKWDAYLRSYFDRHAFQPMTSALFLADVRQNLVKGDKALEQKLQLDNWIYKPGLPSNAALPDPKAFATVDRAVKAFAGGSPAPAAFSGWTTAEKLRFINKLPRKLSTARLTELENKLKLNEAGNQEVLFAWLNLAVANRFDPAVPALEHFLTTQGRRKFVKPLIQSLAEDRQWGRPIAARVYGEARASYHPVTQRDLDKLKLAE; from the coding sequence ATGATTTCGTTCCGAACCGCCGTTGCGGCGGCCGCTCTGCTGCTGAGTGCCTGCCAGTCCTCGGAAGACAACACGACCGCCTCGTCGAATGCTGCGGAGCCGAAGGAGGTGCAGATCGCCCCGGTTTTGACCACGCCGGACGCGCTTGATCCCGCGAGCTACGCGAAGCCGCTGGAGGCGCGGGTCTATCACGTCGGTCTCGATCTCAGTGTCGACTTCGACACCAAGCGCATCGGTGGGACGGCGAAGCTGGACATCGACCGCAAGCCCGATGCCAAGGAGATCGTCCTCGACGACAAGGGTCTGGAGATCGAAAGCATCACAGACGGGTCCGGCGAGCCGTTGACCTGGAAGGTGGGCACCGGCGATCCCAGTCTAGGCGCGCCGCTCATCGTCGCGCTGAAGCCGGACACGAAGCAACTCGTCATCAAGTACAAGAGTGCGCCGGACGCAGGAGCGCTCCAGTGGCTCACGCCCGAGCAGACAGCCGGAAAGAAGAAGCCATACCTCTTCAGCCAAGGTCAGGCGATCGAGAACCGTAGCTGGATTCCGACGCAGGATTCGCCGGGTATCCGACAGGCATGGGACGCGACGATCCGCGTCCCCGCCGGCCTGACCGCTGTGATGAGTGCGCCCCGTTCATCCGAGCCGATGACCCAGGGCGGAGAGAGCATCTTCAGCTTCCGCATGGAGCACAGCGTCGCGCCCTACATGATCGCGATCGGCGTCGGCGATCTCGCGTTCAAGTCGCTCGGGCCGCGCACGGGCGTGTGGACCGAGCCGGTCATGCTCGACGCCGCCGCGAAGGAGTTGTCCGACACCGAGAAGATGGTGAGCGCGGCCGAGAAGCTCTATGGACCCTATCGCTGGGGCCGCTATGACCTGCTCGTCCTGCCTCCTTCCTTCCCGTTCGGCGGGATGGAGAACCCGACGCTGACCTTCCTCACGCCGACCTTCATCGCCGGCGACAAGAGCCTCAACGGCCTAGTCGCGCATGAGCTGGCGCACAGCTGGTCAGGCAATCTCGTCACCAATGCGAACTGGGCCGACAGCTGGCTCAACGAAGGCGTAACCTCGTACTTCGAGAACCGGATCATGGAGGAGCTCTACGGTCCCAAGCGCGCATCACAGGAAGCAGCGCTCAGCTTCGATGATATGGAGAAAGCCTTCGCCGAAGAGGGCCGCAACGCGCCGATCACATCCCTGCACTTGCCCCCGAAGGAAGCACGACCGGACGGCGGCGCAGGCGGAATCATCTACGACAAGGGCGCCGATTTCCTGCGCACCATCGAAAGGATTGTCGGGCGCGAGAAGTGGGATGCGTATCTCCGCTCCTATTTCGACCGCCATGCCTTCCAGCCGATGACATCCGCGCTGTTCCTGGCGGACGTGCGGCAAAACCTGGTGAAGGGCGACAAGGCGCTCGAGCAGAAGCTTCAGCTCGACAATTGGATCTACAAGCCAGGCCTGCCCTCGAACGCCGCGTTGCCGGACCCGAAGGCCTTCGCGACGGTGGATAGGGCCGTGAAGGCCTTTGCCGGCGGAAGCCCGGCCCCCGCAGCCTTCAGCGGCTGGACGACGGCCGAGAAGTTGCGATTCATTAACAAATTACCGCGGAAATTGTCGACGGCGCGCCTGACGGAGCTCGAAAACAAGCTGAAGCTCAACGAGGCTGGCAACCAGGAAGTATTGTTCGCCTGGCTCAATCTCGCCGTCGCCAATCGCTTCGATCCTGCCGTACCCGCGCTTGAGCACTTCCTGACGACACAGGGCCGCCGCAAGTTCGTAAAGCCGCTAATTCAATCACTTGCCGAGGATCGGCAGTGGGGAAGGCCCATCGCAGCGCGCGTTTATGGAGAGGCCCGGGCGTCCTATCACCCGGTAACCCAGCGCGATTTGGATAAACTCAAGTTAGCCGAATAG
- a CDS encoding putative bifunctional diguanylate cyclase/phosphodiesterase produces MYEAPDRFKRITAARLPDGESLGLASEPVDISSTPLKDVQLTSRAQLAPFFAAANVVAAIMTIAPLWGVVSTILLFPWLGAVALVNFGAMQLARMQAITHIGRSGRRVPPWQMIGEVIVRAVVWLSLPLWVFTSIDPGSQVIVASIAAGLGVAGLGLVVVPRAAIAWMSSFTGGLVGVLLLGRDTVPFQHMLSILFTLGVAIFGVLNVARWAFEQLKTNADFSAQSESAALLLQEYEQRGVGWLWQVDGENRVTYISSRMTALLGRPASQLVGHSMPSLLGGNAELGRKLLEKQPFNALEMELQTARGPRWISIAGDPIIDTAGRFEGFRGVGSDITEMRQTQERLTHLANMDVLSGLPNRGRVRQLLGEALRTATSTNVPCAILFLDLDGFKPVNDTFGHPKGDAVLRAVAKRLVDEVGADGHVGRMGGDEFAIVVTDAQSRKKVEQMSERIIKSIKEPYMIDQTEIRIGVSIGASFGPIDGATVDDLILKADLALYQAKDAGRGVARYFSSELQSEQEDRVRLETDLRQAITAQQFHLVFQPLVSAKSQKLIGFEALIRWNHPQRGFIPPNVFIPVAEENGLMPQLGNWIIDEACRALATWPEAVTVAVNISPKQILVPALPNVVSEALARHKIPGNRLELEVTEGVFLGDSGKTVDVLGRLRALGVGIALDDFGTGYSSIGYLNKAIFHKLKIDGSFVRDCGSRPENVAIIKSIVQLAKSFRMSVTAEGVETAEDFERMRELGCDTIQGYLFGKPLSYERANQMVVGLGAKRMAG; encoded by the coding sequence ATGTACGAAGCTCCCGACCGATTTAAGCGGATAACCGCCGCTCGACTGCCCGATGGTGAGTCCCTCGGGCTGGCCAGCGAACCGGTGGATATTTCGAGCACTCCGCTCAAGGACGTGCAGCTCACGTCCCGCGCCCAGCTTGCGCCCTTCTTCGCGGCGGCCAACGTCGTTGCCGCGATCATGACCATCGCGCCGCTTTGGGGCGTGGTCAGCACCATCCTCCTCTTCCCATGGCTGGGCGCCGTCGCGCTGGTCAATTTCGGCGCCATGCAGCTCGCGCGCATGCAGGCGATCACCCACATCGGCCGTTCGGGACGCAGGGTCCCACCGTGGCAGATGATCGGCGAAGTCATCGTCCGCGCCGTCGTGTGGCTCTCGCTGCCGCTCTGGGTCTTCACCTCGATCGACCCAGGCTCGCAGGTCATCGTCGCCTCGATCGCGGCTGGCCTTGGCGTGGCCGGGCTTGGCCTCGTCGTGGTCCCGCGAGCCGCCATTGCCTGGATGTCGTCCTTCACTGGCGGCCTGGTCGGAGTGCTGTTGCTCGGCCGCGACACGGTGCCCTTCCAGCACATGCTGTCGATCCTGTTCACGTTGGGCGTGGCCATCTTCGGCGTCCTCAATGTCGCCCGCTGGGCTTTCGAGCAGCTCAAGACCAACGCCGATTTCAGCGCCCAGAGCGAGAGCGCGGCACTGCTTTTGCAGGAATATGAGCAACGCGGCGTGGGTTGGCTGTGGCAGGTCGATGGCGAGAACCGCGTAACCTACATCAGCTCGCGAATGACCGCCCTGCTCGGCCGCCCGGCGAGCCAGCTCGTCGGCCATTCAATGCCCTCCCTGCTCGGCGGCAATGCCGAACTCGGCCGCAAGCTCCTTGAGAAGCAGCCGTTCAACGCGCTCGAAATGGAGCTTCAGACGGCTCGTGGCCCCCGCTGGATCTCGATCGCCGGCGACCCGATCATCGACACCGCTGGCCGTTTCGAAGGCTTCCGCGGCGTCGGCAGCGACATCACCGAGATGCGGCAGACGCAGGAGCGGCTGACCCACCTGGCGAACATGGATGTGCTTTCGGGGCTGCCGAACCGCGGCCGTGTCCGTCAGCTGCTCGGCGAAGCGCTACGCACCGCAACATCGACGAACGTGCCCTGCGCGATCCTCTTCCTCGACCTGGATGGGTTCAAGCCGGTCAACGACACGTTCGGGCACCCGAAGGGCGATGCCGTCCTTCGCGCAGTGGCCAAGCGCCTCGTCGATGAAGTCGGTGCGGACGGCCATGTCGGCCGCATGGGCGGCGACGAGTTCGCGATCGTCGTGACCGATGCGCAGAGCCGCAAGAAGGTCGAGCAGATGTCCGAACGGATCATCAAGTCGATCAAAGAGCCGTACATGATCGACCAGACCGAGATCCGCATCGGCGTTTCAATCGGTGCCTCGTTCGGTCCGATCGACGGGGCCACCGTCGATGATTTGATCCTGAAGGCCGACCTCGCACTTTACCAGGCGAAGGATGCCGGGCGCGGTGTCGCTCGCTACTTCTCGTCGGAACTTCAGTCCGAGCAGGAAGACCGCGTCCGCCTCGAGACGGATCTGAGGCAGGCGATCACTGCGCAGCAGTTCCATCTCGTCTTCCAGCCGCTGGTCAGCGCGAAGTCGCAGAAGCTGATCGGGTTCGAGGCGCTGATCCGCTGGAACCACCCGCAGCGCGGCTTCATCCCGCCGAACGTGTTCATCCCGGTGGCCGAAGAAAACGGCCTAATGCCGCAGCTCGGCAATTGGATCATCGACGAGGCGTGCCGGGCGCTCGCGACCTGGCCGGAAGCCGTCACCGTCGCGGTGAACATCAGCCCGAAGCAGATCCTCGTCCCGGCGCTCCCGAACGTCGTCAGCGAAGCGCTCGCCCGCCACAAGATCCCGGGCAACAGGCTGGAGCTGGAAGTCACGGAGGGCGTGTTCCTGGGCGACAGCGGCAAGACCGTCGACGTCCTCGGCCGTCTGCGTGCACTCGGCGTGGGTATCGCGCTCGACGACTTCGGCACGGGCTATTCGTCCATCGGCTATCTGAACAAGGCGATCTTCCACAAGCTGAAGATCGACGGCAGCTTCGTCCGCGATTGCGGCTCGCGTCCCGAAAACGTCGCCATCATCAAGTCGATCGTGCAGCTGGCGAAGAGCTTCCGCATGTCGGTAACCGCCGAGGGCGTCGAAACGGCCGAGGATTTCGAGCGCATGCGCGAGCTCGGTTGCGACACGATCCAGGGCTATCTGTTCGGCAAGCCGCTGTCCTACGAGCGGGCGAACCAGATGGTGGTCGGCCTCGGCGCGAAGCGGATGGCCGGCTGA
- a CDS encoding PAS domain S-box protein: protein MNDGGEVKRAAKTPRAAARPFAGGFDFSSMLAVADMLPVMVIYFDQDLVYRFVNKPYADWFERPRAEVLGRHISEVIGEEAYEFRKTMLAGALAGEPQFFVTDFDHPTRGKVAVQTNYMPWSDERTGVRGIIALITDITEQRVAERALKESEERFRRIANQAPVMMWVTRLDRTRDFVNEAYVAFTGVSREKARTLDWRERIHPEDHDRIVQESVAGEAARETFTLEGRYKRGDGEWRWLKSTSSPRFGADGELAGFIGAATDITVAKEAELDLKRQVEERTAELAKREAQFRAVFEAALEVMVLLAPDGTVLAVNNRREMWRDPTPENAIGQKLWDAPTMRAYPQHIEVMKKGIAKAAKGEIFITEVRMEREGIPTAYLDVSVQPVKAEDGEIIYLLFEARDITELKAAQEQLRQSQKMEALGQLTGGIAHDFNNLLTVVVGGLDLLAKRIEDAKLKRYASNALTAAERGARLTGQLLAFSRVQRLELRTTKIAPLIQNMRPLLRNVLGPGIEKKFDLDEELLPVLADPTQVEVAVLNLAINARDAMPEGGVLTFATRPVELDDDPDLEAGRYVELCISDTGVGMTRDVVERAFEPFFTTKEVGKGTGLGLSMVYGMARQSGGVARIDSEPGKGTTVRLYFKVAADAAEQVAGNAEDQEPTDEPSAEKVLVIDDDPDVREFIAEALKDQGYEVSQAVDGKTGLSAFASERPDLVVLDFIMPGLSGADVASKILATHPHQAILFVSGYSETESIKRIAPNAPLLTKPFRAEALSKAVRGALAST, encoded by the coding sequence ATGAATGACGGTGGCGAGGTGAAGAGAGCGGCAAAGACGCCGCGAGCGGCCGCCCGGCCCTTTGCGGGAGGTTTCGACTTCTCCAGCATGCTGGCGGTCGCCGACATGCTGCCCGTCATGGTCATCTATTTCGACCAGGATCTCGTCTACCGTTTCGTCAACAAGCCCTATGCCGACTGGTTCGAACGCCCACGCGCCGAGGTCCTGGGCCGCCACATATCTGAGGTCATCGGCGAAGAAGCATACGAGTTTCGCAAGACAATGCTCGCTGGCGCCCTGGCCGGCGAGCCGCAATTCTTCGTCACCGACTTCGATCACCCGACGCGCGGCAAGGTCGCCGTCCAGACGAACTACATGCCGTGGTCCGATGAACGGACCGGCGTGCGCGGAATCATTGCGCTCATCACCGACATCACCGAACAGAGGGTAGCTGAGCGAGCGCTGAAAGAGAGCGAAGAGCGGTTCCGCCGTATCGCCAATCAGGCGCCGGTGATGATGTGGGTGACGCGGCTCGACCGCACCCGCGACTTCGTGAACGAAGCCTATGTCGCATTCACGGGTGTCAGCCGGGAGAAGGCTCGGACACTCGACTGGCGCGAGCGCATCCATCCCGAAGACCACGACCGCATCGTCCAGGAATCGGTCGCGGGCGAAGCGGCGCGCGAGACCTTCACGCTGGAGGGGCGGTACAAACGGGGCGATGGCGAGTGGCGCTGGTTGAAGAGCACGAGCTCACCGCGCTTCGGCGCGGATGGCGAGCTTGCCGGCTTTATCGGAGCGGCGACGGACATCACTGTCGCCAAGGAAGCGGAACTCGATCTGAAACGGCAGGTCGAGGAGCGCACGGCCGAACTCGCGAAGCGGGAGGCGCAGTTCCGCGCAGTCTTTGAAGCGGCGTTGGAAGTCATGGTCCTGCTTGCGCCGGATGGGACCGTGCTCGCCGTGAACAATCGCCGGGAAATGTGGCGCGATCCGACACCCGAGAACGCGATCGGGCAAAAGCTGTGGGACGCGCCCACGATGCGCGCTTACCCGCAGCACATTGAGGTGATGAAGAAGGGCATCGCCAAGGCGGCCAAGGGCGAGATCTTCATCACCGAAGTCCGAATGGAGCGTGAAGGCATTCCAACGGCCTATCTCGACGTTTCGGTCCAGCCGGTGAAGGCCGAGGACGGCGAGATCATCTATCTGTTGTTCGAAGCCCGCGACATAACCGAGCTCAAGGCGGCGCAGGAGCAGCTTCGTCAAAGCCAGAAGATGGAAGCGCTCGGCCAGCTCACCGGCGGCATCGCGCACGACTTCAACAACTTGCTGACCGTGGTCGTCGGCGGCCTGGACCTGCTCGCCAAGCGCATCGAAGACGCGAAGTTGAAGCGCTACGCCTCCAACGCCTTGACCGCTGCAGAGCGTGGAGCGCGACTGACCGGACAGCTGCTCGCCTTCAGCCGCGTCCAGCGGCTGGAGCTTCGCACGACGAAGATAGCGCCGCTGATCCAGAACATGCGCCCGCTGCTAAGAAACGTGCTCGGCCCCGGCATCGAAAAGAAATTCGACCTCGATGAGGAATTGCTCCCGGTCCTCGCCGACCCGACGCAGGTCGAAGTCGCCGTCCTCAATCTCGCCATCAACGCCCGCGACGCCATGCCCGAGGGAGGCGTCCTGACTTTCGCGACCCGGCCCGTCGAACTGGACGACGATCCGGATCTCGAGGCAGGCCGCTATGTCGAATTGTGCATCAGCGACACCGGGGTCGGAATGACCCGCGACGTTGTTGAACGAGCGTTCGAGCCGTTCTTCACGACGAAGGAAGTCGGGAAAGGCACCGGCCTAGGTCTCTCGATGGTCTACGGCATGGCGCGCCAATCCGGAGGTGTGGCGAGGATCGACAGCGAGCCCGGCAAGGGCACCACGGTGCGGCTCTATTTCAAGGTCGCCGCGGACGCTGCGGAGCAGGTTGCGGGGAACGCAGAGGACCAGGAGCCGACGGATGAGCCCTCCGCCGAGAAGGTCCTCGTGATCGACGACGATCCCGACGTCCGCGAGTTCATCGCCGAAGCCCTGAAGGACCAGGGCTATGAGGTGAGCCAAGCGGTCGACGGCAAAACTGGCCTGTCGGCCTTTGCATCCGAAAGGCCGGACCTCGTAGTGCTCGACTTCATCATGCCGGGCCTGTCGGGTGCCGACGTCGCCAGCAAAATCCTAGCGACGCACCCACATCAGGCGATCCTGTTCGTGTCCGGTTATAGCGAAACGGAATCGATCAAACGCATCGCGCCCAACGCTCCGCTGCTGACCAAGCCGTTTCGTGCGGAGGCCTTGAGCAAGGCCGTAAGGGGCGCCCTAGCAAGCACCTGA
- a CDS encoding OmpA family protein, giving the protein MAGLAFRILAVGACAAALYVTPASAEPREIQGIVVTNQNGQLTIKTPAGNQTYSLPADARIRSVSGPLGGQKETVPAASLLPGLPVVLDGDDAGGQFVIKDIEYKAKDYKTAAQIQAGVEETARRSDELRSAYSKMGEWDIRAEENIYFKSGSAVVSASDKQKLSALAGNAASMKGYVISVLGYADPTGNAAANQKLSDRRAQTVINYLKQSGKVLPGRVLGASAMGQMNIPVEKANSASMQGARKVTVRVLTSAAHLQN; this is encoded by the coding sequence ATGGCAGGACTCGCATTCCGCATTCTCGCCGTCGGCGCCTGCGCCGCGGCACTTTACGTAACTCCGGCCTCGGCGGAGCCCCGTGAAATTCAGGGCATCGTTGTCACCAACCAGAACGGTCAGCTGACCATCAAGACGCCGGCCGGCAACCAGACCTATTCGCTCCCGGCGGATGCGCGAATTCGCTCGGTTTCCGGTCCGCTCGGCGGCCAGAAGGAAACCGTTCCGGCGGCGTCGCTACTGCCGGGCCTCCCAGTCGTCCTCGACGGCGACGATGCGGGCGGCCAGTTCGTGATCAAGGACATCGAGTACAAGGCGAAGGACTACAAGACGGCGGCCCAGATCCAGGCCGGTGTCGAAGAGACCGCACGCCGCAGCGATGAGCTCCGGTCGGCCTATTCGAAGATGGGCGAGTGGGACATCCGCGCCGAAGAGAACATCTACTTCAAGAGCGGCAGCGCGGTAGTCTCCGCGTCCGACAAGCAGAAGCTCTCGGCCCTCGCCGGCAACGCGGCGAGCATGAAGGGCTACGTGATTTCCGTACTCGGCTACGCCGATCCGACGGGGAATGCCGCCGCGAACCAGAAGCTGAGCGATCGCCGCGCGCAGACAGTGATCAACTATCTGAAGCAGAGCGGGAAGGTGCTTCCAGGCCGCGTCCTTGGCGCGTCGGCCATGGGCCAGATGAACATCCCGGTTGAGAAGGCCAACTCGGCTTCGATGCAAGGAGCTCGCAAGGTAACGGTTCGCGTCCTGACCAGCGCAGCGCATCTGCAGAACTGA
- a CDS encoding DUF3313 family protein: MKRHRHFTLVLVAALLFGGPAAAKAPTTWDGLVQVKSKRLNLVYLQPGADFRVYTKVMIEPTEVAFAKNWQRDYNRTASSLSGRVSDSDVQQALTKAVKAADDIFTEAWTKGGYMVVTEPGPDVLRVQTGIVNITVNAPDQPTAGRSYSFSGEAGYATLFVEARDSMTGALLGRAVDQGVAGDNSAAWRTSVSNRADFRYLVEDWAKAGVRGMTELKALSPIKP; this comes from the coding sequence GTGAAACGCCACCGGCATTTCACGCTCGTACTCGTCGCGGCGTTACTGTTTGGAGGGCCGGCCGCCGCCAAGGCGCCAACCACGTGGGACGGGCTCGTCCAAGTCAAATCGAAGCGTCTGAACCTGGTCTACCTGCAGCCGGGAGCGGACTTCCGTGTCTACACCAAGGTCATGATTGAACCGACCGAGGTTGCTTTCGCGAAGAATTGGCAGCGCGACTACAACCGGACCGCATCATCTCTCAGCGGGCGGGTGTCCGACAGCGACGTGCAGCAGGCGCTGACGAAAGCCGTAAAGGCGGCCGACGACATCTTCACCGAAGCGTGGACGAAGGGCGGCTACATGGTCGTGACGGAGCCAGGCCCCGACGTGTTGCGAGTCCAGACGGGCATCGTGAACATCACCGTGAATGCGCCCGATCAGCCCACCGCCGGGCGCAGCTATTCCTTTTCCGGCGAGGCCGGATACGCAACCCTGTTTGTGGAAGCGCGCGACTCCATGACCGGTGCACTGCTTGGCCGGGCCGTGGATCAGGGCGTAGCCGGGGACAATTCGGCAGCCTGGCGGACGAGCGTCAGCAACCGTGCGGACTTCCGGTACCTGGTGGAGGACTGGGCCAAGGCCGGCGTTCGCGGAATGACCGAACTCAAGGCGCTGTCGCCAATCAAACCCTAA
- a CDS encoding AraC family transcriptional regulator: MLARARAVMLTNYTEVAKHFGLDPYAMLGRAGLHPSSLRDPENWLPASRILSLLEDSAAQSGRDDFSVVLGEFRTFASLGPVSLLLRHEATMRDIIDAAIEYRRLINEIVHTTLRDDGEHATLEWNLIPGLRGMQGVNLLATIAYRVLVDGAGCNWQPDCIHFRHSAPEHIATFKRVFRCPLEFDSSFDGMSCSSASLDAPNEFADPELIVHARRLLNLMPGVRHDDTMTERVRSAIPFLMSDGQAHAEGVARYLGIPLRTLQRRLISEGQPFSTLLNDARRELAARYLSNSNQPITAVAHLTGYSALSSFTRWFTTEFGMSPARWRRMMRERDALHLRASVVAPIERRFSGGSPEQPLQRLSR; this comes from the coding sequence TTGCTGGCACGTGCTCGCGCGGTCATGCTGACCAACTACACCGAAGTCGCGAAGCACTTCGGGCTGGATCCTTACGCCATGCTCGGCCGCGCCGGCCTGCATCCGAGCTCACTGCGCGACCCTGAGAACTGGCTTCCCGCCAGCCGCATTCTCAGCCTGCTCGAGGACAGCGCCGCGCAATCGGGCCGGGACGATTTCAGCGTAGTGCTTGGCGAATTCCGGACGTTCGCCAGCCTGGGACCCGTCAGCCTGCTGCTGCGTCACGAAGCGACGATGCGCGATATCATCGACGCGGCGATCGAATATCGCCGCCTGATCAATGAAATCGTCCATACGACGCTTCGCGACGACGGCGAGCATGCGACGCTTGAATGGAATCTCATTCCAGGATTGCGTGGCATGCAGGGCGTGAATCTGCTCGCGACGATCGCTTACCGGGTTCTCGTCGACGGCGCGGGATGCAACTGGCAGCCCGACTGCATCCACTTTCGGCATTCGGCGCCGGAGCACATTGCCACGTTCAAACGCGTGTTCCGTTGCCCACTGGAGTTCGACAGCAGCTTCGACGGTATGTCATGCAGCTCGGCTAGCCTCGATGCCCCGAACGAGTTCGCGGACCCAGAACTCATCGTGCACGCGCGCAGGCTCCTGAACCTGATGCCGGGCGTTCGGCACGACGACACGATGACGGAGCGTGTGCGCAGTGCGATCCCGTTTCTGATGTCGGACGGGCAGGCACATGCGGAAGGCGTAGCGAGATATCTCGGGATTCCGCTGCGCACGCTGCAACGCAGGCTCATCAGCGAGGGGCAGCCGTTCAGCACCTTGCTCAACGATGCGCGGCGCGAACTCGCGGCCCGCTATCTCAGCAATTCGAACCAGCCGATCACGGCGGTGGCGCACCTCACCGGCTACTCGGCGTTGAGCTCGTTCACGCGCTGGTTCACGACCGAGTTCGGAATGTCACCGGCACGGTGGCGCCGGATGATGCGCGAGCGCGACGCGCTGCATCTCAGGGCGAGCGTCGTCGCGCCGATCGAACGCAGGTTCAGCGGCGGCTCGCCGGAGCAGCCGCTTCAACGGCTCAGCCGCTGA